In Hwangdonia lutea, a single window of DNA contains:
- the secY gene encoding preprotein translocase subunit SecY: MKFIESIKNVWKIEELRNRIVVTLGLLLVYRFGAQVVLPGIDAAQLGGLADTTDGGLLGLLNAFTGGAFANASVFALGIMPYISASIVVQLMGIAIPYLQKLQKEGSSGQKKITQITRWLTIAICLLQAPGYLAALPQLGIPPSAFLLGTGFLFYFSSVTILVTGCIFAMWLGEKITDKGIGNGISLLIMVGIIATLPQSFIQNAATRLEGNNVMLILFELVIWFVIILASVMLVMGVRRIAVQYARRTASGGYEKSAMAGSRQYIPLKLNASGVMPIIFAQAIMFVPSWIGGSALLKDSTVGAWMQANYSDLFGFWYNVTFALLIIVFTYFYTAITVPTNKMADDLKRSGGFIPGIRPGSETSEYLDKIMSQITLPGSIFLALIAVFPAFIVKLMGVSQGWALFFGGTSLLIMVGVAIDTMQQINSYLLNRHYDGLMKTGKNRKAVA, encoded by the coding sequence ATGAAATTTATAGAATCAATAAAAAATGTTTGGAAAATAGAGGAACTAAGAAACAGGATTGTAGTTACACTCGGTCTGTTATTAGTTTATCGTTTTGGTGCACAAGTGGTTTTACCTGGTATTGACGCTGCCCAATTAGGAGGTTTAGCCGATACTACCGATGGAGGTTTGTTAGGTTTACTTAATGCCTTTACAGGTGGAGCTTTTGCTAACGCTTCGGTGTTTGCATTGGGTATCATGCCATATATTTCTGCTTCTATTGTGGTGCAATTAATGGGTATAGCTATTCCTTACCTTCAAAAATTACAAAAAGAAGGTTCTAGCGGACAAAAGAAAATTACTCAGATTACACGTTGGTTAACCATCGCTATCTGTTTGTTACAAGCACCAGGATACTTAGCTGCTTTACCGCAGTTGGGCATTCCACCAAGTGCATTTTTATTAGGCACTGGCTTTTTGTTCTATTTCTCATCGGTTACGATTTTGGTAACAGGTTGTATTTTTGCGATGTGGTTAGGTGAAAAAATTACCGATAAAGGTATTGGTAATGGTATTTCATTATTAATTATGGTAGGTATTATTGCTACATTGCCACAGTCGTTTATCCAAAATGCAGCGACAAGATTAGAAGGAAATAACGTGATGTTAATTCTTTTTGAATTGGTAATTTGGTTTGTAATTATACTAGCTTCTGTCATGTTAGTAATGGGTGTTAGACGAATTGCGGTACAATACGCAAGAAGAACGGCATCTGGTGGTTACGAAAAAAGTGCTATGGCCGGCTCAAGACAATATATCCCGTTAAAGCTTAATGCTTCTGGGGTAATGCCAATTATATTTGCACAAGCTATCATGTTTGTACCAAGTTGGATTGGGGGGTCTGCTTTATTGAAAGATTCCACTGTTGGTGCTTGGATGCAAGCAAACTATTCAGATTTATTTGGATTTTGGTACAACGTAACTTTTGCATTATTAATTATTGTATTCACATATTTTTATACAGCAATTACGGTACCAACCAATAAAATGGCAGACGATCTAAAACGTAGTGGTGGTTTTATACCAGGCATTCGTCCAGGGTCAGAAACCTCAGAATACCTCGATAAAATCATGTCTCAAATTACCTTACCGGGTTCTATATTTTTAGCACTTATTGCTGTGTTTCCAGCATTTATAGTTAAACTTATGGGCGTAAGTCAAGGTTGGGCCTTGTTTTTTGGAGGCACATCACTATTAATTATGGTTGGTGTTGCAATCGATACCATGCAACAGATAAATTCTTATCTGTTAAATAGGCATTATGATGGCTTGATGAAAACAGGTAAAAATAGAAAAGCAGTAGCTTAA
- the infA gene encoding translation initiation factor IF-1 has translation MAKQAAIEQDGTIIEALSNAMFRVELENGHIVTAHISGKMRMHYIKLLPGDKVKLEMSPYDLTKARITYRY, from the coding sequence ATGGCAAAACAAGCAGCAATAGAACAAGACGGAACCATTATTGAAGCATTATCAAATGCGATGTTCCGGGTAGAATTAGAAAACGGTCACATTGTGACAGCACATATTTCTGGTAAAATGCGTATGCATTACATTAAATTATTGCCAGGAGATAAGGTTAAATTAGAAATGAGTCCTTACGATTTAACGAAGGCTCGAATAACTTATAGATACTAG
- the ykgO gene encoding type B 50S ribosomal protein L36, giving the protein MKVRASVKKRSADCKIVRRKGRLYVINKKNPRFKQRQG; this is encoded by the coding sequence ATGAAAGTAAGAGCATCAGTTAAAAAAAGAAGTGCAGATTGTAAAATCGTGCGCAGAAAAGGTAGACTTTACGTAATTAACAAAAAGAATCCTAGATTCAAACAAAGACAAGGATAA
- the rpsM gene encoding 30S ribosomal protein S13 gives MARIAGVDIPKNKRGVISLTYIYGVGRSRAKEILATAKVDESIKVQDWTDDQIAGIREAVGTYTIEGELRSETQLNIKRLMDIGCYRGIRHRASLPLRGQRTKNNSRTRKGRRKTVANKKKATK, from the coding sequence ATGGCAAGAATTGCAGGTGTAGACATACCAAAAAACAAAAGAGGAGTAATCTCTTTAACTTATATCTACGGTGTAGGTAGAAGTAGAGCAAAAGAAATTTTAGCTACAGCTAAAGTTGATGAAAGTATTAAAGTTCAAGATTGGACAGATGATCAAATAGCGGGCATTCGTGAAGCTGTTGGAACATATACCATTGAAGGTGAACTACGTTCTGAAACACAATTAAACATTAAGCGATTAATGGATATTGGATGTTACAGAGGTATTCGTCACAGAGCAAGTCTTCCATTAAGAGGACAACGTACTAAAAACAACTCTAGAACTAGAAAAGGTAGAAGAAAAACGGTTGCTAACAAAAAGAAAGCAACCAAATAA
- the rpsK gene encoding 30S ribosomal protein S11, giving the protein MAKTSTKKRKVIIDAVGEAHITASFNNIIISLTNKKGDVISWSSAGKMGFRGSKKNTPYAAQLAAEDAAAVAQEAGLKKVKVYVKGPGNGRESAIRSIHNAGIEVTEIIDVTPLPHNGCRPPKRRRV; this is encoded by the coding sequence ATGGCAAAAACAAGCACAAAAAAACGTAAAGTTATTATTGATGCTGTTGGAGAAGCGCACATAACAGCTTCGTTTAACAACATCATTATTTCACTTACCAACAAAAAAGGCGATGTAATTTCATGGTCGTCTGCAGGTAAAATGGGATTCAGAGGTTCTAAAAAGAACACCCCTTACGCTGCACAATTAGCCGCTGAAGATGCTGCTGCAGTAGCACAAGAAGCTGGTTTAAAGAAAGTAAAAGTATACGTAAAAGGACCAGGAAATGGTAGAGAATCTGCTATCCGCTCAATCCACAACGCTGGTATCGAAGTAACAGAAATTATTGATGTTACACCATTACCACACAATGGTTGTCGTCCTCCAAAACGTAGAAGAGTTTAA
- the rpsD gene encoding 30S ribosomal protein S4 codes for MARYTGPKTKIARKFGEAIFGEDKSFEKRNYPPGQHGNNRRRGKKSEYAIQLMEKQKAKYTYGILERQFRGLFKKARAAQGITGEVLLQLCESRLDNVVYRMGISPSRSGARQLVSHRHITVNGELVNIPSYQLKAGDVVAVREKSKSLDAIERSLSNSSAVYEWITWNNETKSGTYVSVPARIQIPENINEQFIVELYSK; via the coding sequence ATGGCAAGATATACTGGTCCTAAAACTAAAATAGCCCGAAAGTTTGGTGAAGCTATTTTTGGAGAAGATAAATCTTTCGAGAAAAGAAATTACCCTCCAGGTCAACACGGAAACAACAGACGCCGTGGAAAAAAATCTGAATACGCAATCCAATTAATGGAAAAACAAAAAGCTAAATATACCTACGGTATTTTAGAGCGTCAATTTAGAGGTTTATTTAAAAAAGCAAGAGCTGCACAAGGCATTACAGGTGAGGTTTTATTACAACTTTGCGAGTCTAGATTAGACAATGTCGTGTACAGAATGGGTATTTCTCCTTCAAGAAGTGGTGCAAGACAATTAGTATCTCACAGACACATTACCGTAAATGGCGAGTTGGTAAACATACCGTCTTACCAATTAAAAGCTGGTGATGTAGTAGCGGTTAGAGAAAAATCAAAATCACTTGACGCTATCGAAAGATCACTTTCAAACTCAAGCGCGGTTTACGAATGGATTACTTGGAACAACGAAACTAAATCTGGAACATACGTTTCTGTTCCTGCTAGAATTCAAATTCCAGAAAACATAAACGAGCAATTCATCGTCGAATTATATTCTAAATAA
- a CDS encoding DNA-directed RNA polymerase subunit alpha yields MAVFNFQKPDKVIMIDSTDFEGKFEFRPLEPGYGLTVGNALRRVLLSSLEGFAITSVRIEGVDHEFSAIAGVVEDVTEIILNLKQVRFKRQIEDIDNESISISISGQEKITAGDFQKFISGFQVLNTELVICNLDPKVNFNMEITIEKGRGYVPAEENKKSSAPIGTIFTDSIYTPIKNVKYSIENYRVEQKTDYEKLVFEIITDGSITPQDALTEGAKTLIHHFMLFSDERITLEADEIAQTETYDEESLHMRQLLKTKLIDMDLSVRALNCLKAAEVDTLGDLVSFNKNDLMKFRNFGKKSLTELEELVNVKGLNFGMDLSKYKLDKD; encoded by the coding sequence ATGGCAGTATTTAATTTTCAAAAGCCTGATAAAGTAATCATGATTGATTCTACTGATTTCGAAGGTAAATTCGAATTCAGACCACTAGAACCAGGTTACGGACTAACAGTTGGTAATGCATTAAGAAGAGTTTTATTGTCTTCTTTAGAAGGATTTGCAATTACATCGGTTAGAATAGAAGGTGTAGATCATGAGTTTTCAGCAATCGCTGGAGTTGTAGAAGATGTCACAGAAATCATCTTAAACTTAAAACAAGTTCGTTTTAAAAGACAGATTGAAGATATTGATAACGAATCAATTTCAATTTCAATTTCCGGACAAGAAAAAATTACAGCTGGCGATTTCCAGAAATTCATCTCAGGATTCCAAGTGTTAAATACAGAATTAGTTATCTGTAACTTAGATCCAAAGGTTAACTTTAACATGGAAATTACAATTGAAAAAGGTAGGGGTTACGTGCCTGCCGAAGAAAACAAAAAGTCTTCTGCACCAATAGGCACCATCTTTACAGATTCAATTTACACACCAATAAAAAACGTAAAGTACAGTATTGAGAACTACCGTGTAGAGCAAAAAACCGATTACGAAAAATTGGTTTTCGAAATCATTACCGATGGTTCAATTACGCCTCAAGATGCTTTAACCGAAGGTGCTAAAACCTTAATTCACCACTTCATGTTATTCTCTGATGAGCGTATCACTCTTGAAGCTGATGAAATTGCACAAACGGAAACGTATGATGAAGAATCATTACACATGCGTCAGTTATTAAAAACGAAATTAATCGATATGGATTTATCGGTTCGTGCACTTAACTGTTTAAAAGCTGCAGAGGTTGATACTTTAGGAGACTTGGTGTCATTCAATAAAAACGATTTAATGAAGTTCCGTAACTTTGGTAAAAAATCATTAACAGAGCTTGAAGAGCTTGTAAACGTTAAAGGTTTAAACTTCGGGATGGACTTATCAAAATACAAATTAGATAAAGATTAA
- the rplQ gene encoding 50S ribosomal protein L17 → MRHGKKFNHLGRKTAHRKSMLANMACSLIEHKRINTTVAKAKALKQFVEPMITKSKEDTTHNRRIVMSRLRQKDAVAELFRDVATKVGDRPGGYTRIIKLGNRLGDNADMAMIELVDYNEIYNAGKKAKKTTRRSRRGGSKPAVAPVVENKATNEEEE, encoded by the coding sequence ATGAGACACGGAAAAAAATTCAATCACTTAGGCAGAAAAACTGCACACAGAAAATCAATGTTGGCAAATATGGCTTGTTCTTTAATCGAGCACAAGCGTATTAACACCACAGTAGCTAAAGCAAAGGCGTTAAAGCAATTTGTTGAGCCTATGATTACCAAATCTAAAGAAGATACAACACATAACAGACGTATCGTAATGTCGCGCTTAAGACAAAAAGACGCTGTAGCGGAATTGTTTAGAGATGTAGCGACTAAAGTTGGTGACAGACCAGGAGGTTACACCAGAATTATAAAGCTTGGTAATCGTTTAGGTGATAATGCAGATATGGCTATGATTGAACTTGTAGATTATAACGAAATTTATAACGCAGGCAAGAAAGCGAAGAAAACGACTCGTAGAAGCAGAAGAGGAGGTTCTAAACCTGCTGTTGCTCCAGTTGTAGAAAATAAAGCAACAAACGAAGAAGAAGAATAA
- the carA gene encoding glutamine-hydrolyzing carbamoyl-phosphate synthase small subunit, translating to MKYQKRQKAIVLLADGTIFYGKAVGNKQGTAFGEVCFNTGMTGYQEIFTDPSYYGQLMVATNAHIGNYGTNKDEVESEGIKIAGLIVKNFSYEYSRDIADKSLEEFLEDNNLLAISDVDTRALVSYIRDHGAMNAVISTEVDNIEGLKKQLSEVPEMNGLELASKVSTKEPYYFGDENATYKVSALDIGIKKNILRNIAKRDAYIKVFPYNSKFEDLEAFKPDGYFLSNGPGDPEPLVEAQEIAKEIIKRDLPLFGICLGHQVIALANGVSTYKMHNGHRGINHPVKNLKTGKGEITSQNHGFAVNREEAEANPDLEVTHVHLNDNTVAGLAIKNKNCFSVQYHPEASPGPHDSSYLFDQFIENIKK from the coding sequence ATGAAATATCAAAAAAGACAAAAAGCCATCGTACTTCTAGCCGATGGTACTATTTTTTACGGTAAAGCTGTAGGCAACAAACAAGGCACCGCATTTGGCGAAGTATGCTTTAATACCGGAATGACTGGTTATCAAGAAATTTTTACAGACCCATCGTACTACGGTCAACTTATGGTGGCAACCAATGCACATATTGGTAATTATGGCACGAATAAAGATGAAGTGGAATCCGAAGGTATAAAAATTGCAGGTTTAATCGTAAAAAACTTCAGCTACGAATACTCAAGGGATATTGCCGATAAATCTTTAGAAGAATTTTTAGAAGACAATAATTTACTGGCCATTTCAGATGTAGATACCAGAGCCTTGGTGAGCTATATTAGAGACCACGGTGCTATGAACGCTGTAATTTCAACAGAGGTTGATAATATAGAAGGTTTAAAAAAGCAGCTGAGCGAAGTGCCCGAAATGAATGGTTTGGAGTTGGCATCAAAAGTATCCACTAAAGAGCCCTATTATTTTGGTGATGAAAACGCTACCTATAAAGTATCGGCTTTGGATATTGGTATTAAAAAGAACATTCTTCGAAACATTGCCAAACGCGATGCATACATAAAAGTGTTTCCATATAATTCAAAATTTGAAGATTTAGAAGCCTTTAAACCCGATGGATACTTTTTGTCAAACGGTCCTGGCGATCCAGAACCATTGGTTGAAGCCCAAGAAATTGCCAAAGAAATCATTAAAAGGGATTTACCACTTTTTGGTATCTGTTTAGGGCATCAAGTTATTGCCTTGGCAAATGGGGTGTCAACCTATAAAATGCATAACGGACATCGCGGTATCAATCACCCGGTAAAAAACCTTAAAACAGGTAAGGGCGAAATAACGTCCCAAAATCACGGATTTGCAGTAAACCGAGAAGAAGCCGAAGCAAACCCGGATTTAGAAGTAACCCATGTGCATTTAAACGATAACACCGTGGCAGGTTTGGCCATAAAAAACAAAAACTGTTTTTCGGTGCAGTATCATCCAGAAGCTAGTCCTGGACCACATGATTCATCCTATCTTTTCGATCAATTTATCGAAAATATAAAGAAATAA
- the eno gene encoding phosphopyruvate hydratase, translated as MSIIINIHARQILDSRGNPTVEVDVVTENNILGRAAVPSGASTGEHEAVELRDGGDTYMGKGVLKAVENVNTSIAEELIGISVFEQNLIDKMMIDLDGTPNKSKLGANAILGVSLAVAKAAANELNMPLYRYVGGTSANTLPLPMMNIINGGSHSDAPIAFQEFMIMPVKAKNFSHAMQMGTEIFHNLKKVLHDRNLSTAVGDEGGFAPNLPGGTEDALDTIAKAVENAGYKFGDEVKIALDCAAAEFFENGQYDYKKFEGDSGVVRTSKEQAEYLAELAAKYPIISIEDGMDENDWEGWKHLTDLVGDKVQLVGDDLFVTNVERLSRGIEEGIANSILIKVNQIGTLTETIAAVNMAHNAGYTSVMSHRSGETEDNTIADLAVALNTGQIKTGSASRSDRMAKYNQLLRIEEELGEVAYFPQEKAFKIK; from the coding sequence ATGAGTATTATAATTAATATCCACGCAAGACAAATTCTCGATTCTAGAGGAAACCCAACAGTTGAAGTTGATGTAGTAACAGAAAATAACATTTTAGGTAGAGCTGCCGTACCATCGGGAGCATCAACCGGAGAGCACGAAGCCGTTGAGTTACGTGATGGCGGAGATACTTATATGGGTAAAGGGGTTTTAAAAGCGGTTGAAAACGTGAATACCAGTATTGCTGAAGAGCTTATAGGTATTTCGGTTTTTGAGCAAAACCTTATTGATAAAATGATGATTGATTTAGATGGCACACCAAACAAATCCAAACTAGGTGCTAATGCTATTTTAGGGGTGTCTTTAGCGGTTGCAAAAGCTGCTGCTAACGAATTAAACATGCCATTGTATCGTTACGTAGGCGGCACCTCTGCAAACACGTTACCATTACCAATGATGAATATTATTAATGGTGGTTCGCATAGTGATGCACCCATTGCTTTTCAAGAGTTTATGATTATGCCGGTAAAGGCTAAAAACTTTTCGCATGCAATGCAAATGGGAACCGAGATTTTCCATAATCTTAAAAAAGTATTACACGATAGAAACTTAAGTACAGCCGTTGGTGATGAAGGTGGATTTGCGCCAAACTTACCAGGAGGAACCGAAGATGCTTTGGATACGATTGCAAAAGCCGTTGAAAATGCGGGTTATAAATTTGGCGACGAAGTAAAAATCGCTTTAGATTGTGCGGCCGCTGAGTTTTTTGAAAACGGACAATACGATTACAAAAAGTTTGAAGGCGATTCGGGTGTGGTAAGAACATCAAAAGAGCAGGCAGAGTATTTGGCTGAATTGGCTGCTAAATATCCAATCATCTCTATTGAAGATGGTATGGACGAAAACGATTGGGAAGGCTGGAAACACTTAACCGATTTGGTTGGAGATAAAGTGCAATTGGTAGGCGACGATTTATTTGTAACCAACGTAGAGCGTTTATCAAGAGGCATTGAAGAGGGTATTGCCAATTCTATCCTTATTAAAGTAAACCAAATAGGAACATTAACCGAAACCATTGCCGCTGTAAATATGGCTCATAATGCAGGTTACACTTCGGTAATGTCTCACCGTTCTGGAGAGACTGAAGACAATACTATTGCAGATTTAGCCGTAGCACTAAATACAGGCCAGATTAAAACCGGTTCGGCATCACGTAGCGACCGTATGGCAAAATACAATCAATTGCTTCGTATTGAAGAAGAGTTGGGTGAAGTTGCTTATTTTCCTCAAGAAAAGGCTTTTAAAATTAAATAA
- a CDS encoding citrate synthase, with the protein MSDKATLEVNGNKYEFPLRVGTENEVAIDIKSLRSATDGVITIDPGYKNTGSCESAITFLDGEKGILRYRGYAIEELAEKASFLEVSYLLIFGELPTKEQLDKFRNDIRSHSVVDDDIKKILDAFPKSAHPMGVLSSLTSALTAFYPSSVDVNSEEQMYNAIVRIMAKFPVLVAWTLRKKNGLPLDYGSNKLGYVENLLKMMFKSPSDDYEQNPILVNALDKLLILHADHEQNCSTSTVRIAGSSHVGLFVSLASGISALWGPLHGGANQAVLEMLEAIRADGGDTKKYMAKAKDRNDPFRLMGFGHRVYKNFDPRALIIKQAADEVLADLGIDDPILDIAKGLAKEALEDPYFVDRKLYPNVDFYSGIIYRAMGIPVEMFTVMFAMGRLPGWIAQWREMRLRKEPIGRPRQLYIGETHRPFKTIDNR; encoded by the coding sequence ATGTCAGATAAAGCTACGTTAGAAGTTAACGGTAATAAATATGAGTTTCCTTTACGTGTAGGAACGGAAAATGAAGTTGCCATAGATATTAAATCATTAAGAAGTGCAACAGATGGAGTAATCACAATAGATCCGGGTTATAAAAATACGGGAAGTTGTGAAAGCGCAATTACCTTTCTAGACGGCGAAAAAGGCATTTTAAGATATAGAGGATATGCCATTGAAGAACTGGCCGAAAAAGCCAGCTTCTTAGAAGTATCGTATCTTTTGATTTTTGGAGAATTACCAACAAAAGAACAATTAGATAAGTTTAGAAACGATATTAGGTCGCATTCTGTTGTAGATGATGATATTAAAAAGATTTTAGATGCATTTCCAAAATCGGCACATCCTATGGGTGTTCTATCTTCGTTAACCAGTGCGCTTACAGCATTTTATCCATCTTCTGTAGATGTAAACTCAGAAGAACAAATGTACAATGCTATTGTGAGGATAATGGCAAAATTCCCGGTGTTGGTGGCTTGGACCTTGCGTAAAAAGAATGGTTTGCCCTTAGATTATGGGAGCAATAAATTGGGCTATGTTGAGAATTTGTTAAAGATGATGTTTAAGAGCCCAAGTGATGACTACGAACAAAACCCCATCTTGGTCAACGCCTTGGATAAACTTTTAATTTTACATGCCGATCATGAGCAAAACTGTTCGACGTCAACCGTAAGAATTGCAGGCTCATCTCATGTAGGTTTATTTGTGTCGCTGGCCTCTGGAATTTCGGCGCTTTGGGGACCACTTCATGGTGGTGCTAACCAAGCGGTTTTAGAAATGCTTGAAGCCATTAGAGCCGATGGTGGAGACACTAAAAAATACATGGCGAAAGCTAAAGATAGAAACGATCCTTTCCGTTTAATGGGCTTTGGACATAGAGTTTACAAAAACTTTGACCCAAGAGCACTTATTATTAAACAAGCGGCCGACGAAGTTTTAGCCGATCTAGGAATAGACGACCCTATTTTGGATATCGCCAAAGGCTTAGCAAAAGAAGCCTTGGAAGATCCCTATTTTGTGGATAGAAAACTATATCCAAACGTCGATTTTTATTCCGGAATTATTTATAGAGCCATGGGCATTCCGGTAGAAATGTTTACGGTAATGTTCGCCATGGGGCGTTTACCGGGTTGGATTGCTCAATGGCGAGAAATGCGATTGAGAAAAGAACCTATTGGCAGACCAAGACAATTATATATTGGCGAAACACACAGACCGTTTAAAACCATAGACAATAGATAG
- a CDS encoding dimethylarginine dimethylaminohydrolase family protein, translating to MLKLNIKNETSRLRAVVLGTAESNGPTPKVEDCYDPKSIEHVLAGTYPKEADMVKEMEVVATVFKKYEVEVYRPKVIKDCNQIFSRDIAFVIEDKMIRANILPNREEEVHAIDYIWNQVAEENRIILPEACHVEGGDVMPWNDYIFIGTYSGADYPDYITARTNTNAVTAIKELFPNKMVKAFELRKSNTNPKENALHLDCCFQPIGTNKAILHKNGFLVESEYEWLLNFFGKDNVFEITKDEMYHMNSNVFSISEEVIISEQNFTRLNTWLRQQGFTVEEVPYAEIAKQEGLLRCSTLPLIRD from the coding sequence ATGTTGAAATTGAATATTAAAAATGAAACCTCTCGATTGAGAGCCGTTGTTTTAGGAACCGCAGAAAGCAACGGGCCGACACCTAAGGTTGAGGATTGTTACGACCCTAAAAGCATCGAACATGTTTTGGCGGGCACCTATCCCAAAGAAGCCGATATGGTTAAAGAAATGGAAGTTGTGGCTACTGTTTTTAAAAAATATGAGGTCGAGGTGTACCGACCAAAAGTGATAAAAGACTGCAATCAAATATTCTCGCGCGATATCGCTTTTGTAATTGAAGATAAGATGATACGTGCCAATATTCTTCCAAATCGGGAAGAAGAGGTACACGCCATCGATTATATCTGGAACCAAGTGGCCGAAGAAAACAGAATTATTTTGCCCGAAGCATGCCATGTGGAAGGCGGCGATGTAATGCCTTGGAACGATTATATTTTTATAGGGACCTACTCCGGTGCCGATTACCCAGATTATATCACGGCACGTACCAACACCAATGCTGTAACGGCCATAAAAGAGTTGTTTCCAAACAAGATGGTAAAGGCTTTCGAACTTAGAAAATCAAACACCAACCCCAAAGAAAACGCACTGCATTTAGATTGTTGTTTTCAGCCCATTGGAACCAACAAAGCCATTTTACATAAAAACGGATTTTTAGTAGAAAGCGAATACGAGTGGTTATTGAATTTTTTCGGGAAGGACAATGTGTTTGAAATTACCAAAGACGAAATGTACCACATGAACAGTAACGTGTTTTCAATTTCTGAAGAGGTTATTATTTCCGAACAAAACTTTACCCGATTAAACACCTGGTTGCGCCAACAAGGATTTACGGTTGAAGAAGTCCCCTATGCCGAAATAGCAAAACAGGAAGGTTTGCTGCGCTGTTCAACATTGCCTTTGATTAGGGATTGA
- the ctlX gene encoding citrulline utilization hydrolase CtlX: protein MQQTTNTILMIRPINFRMNEQTAVNNYYQEPIDGVLPETINTKAQKEFDAYVDKLRGIGVHVVVVNDTEEFDTPDSIFPNNWISFHENGNVGLYPMFAENRRLERREDVLTTLEEEGFVINHIVDYTSAEEENVFLEGTGSVILDRVNRKAYCALSARADEDLLIEFCEDFEYTPVIFTAYQTVDNKRKAIYHTNVMMCLGETFAVICLASIDDKKERKNVIKHLKENGKEIIDISEEQVASFAGNMLQVKGTDDVLYLIMSQSAYDSLTKHQIEKLEKHTKILSSSLDTIEACGGGSARCMMAEVFLPKK, encoded by the coding sequence ATGCAACAAACCACAAATACTATTTTAATGATTCGTCCTATAAATTTTAGGATGAACGAGCAAACGGCCGTAAACAATTATTACCAAGAACCCATTGATGGTGTTTTGCCCGAAACTATAAACACCAAAGCACAAAAGGAGTTTGATGCCTATGTGGATAAACTAAGAGGCATTGGTGTGCATGTGGTGGTGGTAAACGATACCGAGGAGTTTGATACACCCGATTCTATTTTCCCGAACAACTGGATTTCGTTTCATGAAAACGGGAACGTTGGGTTATATCCCATGTTTGCAGAAAACAGGCGTTTGGAACGACGTGAAGATGTTTTAACAACCTTGGAAGAGGAAGGGTTTGTAATCAATCATATAGTGGATTACACGAGTGCCGAAGAAGAGAATGTATTTCTTGAAGGTACTGGTAGCGTCATATTGGATCGGGTAAATCGTAAGGCTTATTGTGCGCTATCGGCTCGTGCCGATGAAGATTTGTTAATAGAATTTTGTGAGGATTTTGAATATACACCGGTAATTTTTACAGCATACCAAACCGTTGATAATAAGCGAAAGGCCATTTATCATACCAATGTTATGATGTGTTTGGGTGAAACTTTTGCCGTAATTTGCTTAGCTAGTATTGATGATAAAAAAGAACGTAAAAACGTCATTAAGCATTTAAAGGAAAACGGCAAAGAGATTATAGATATTAGCGAGGAGCAAGTTGCCAGTTTTGCGGGTAATATGTTACAGGTAAAAGGAACTGACGATGTGTTATATTTAATAATGAGCCAATCGGCTTATGATTCGCTTACAAAACATCAAATTGAAAAATTAGAAAAACATACTAAAATACTATCGAGTTCTTTGGATACTATTGAGGCTTGTGGTGGCGGTAGTGCCCGTTGCATGATGGCCGAGGTGTTTTTGCCTAAAAAATAA